TGTGGTGGTTAGCAATCACGCTAGTGACTTCGACCCACTGATTTTGTCCTCTTGCGTAGGTCGTCCAGTCGCTTACATGGCTAAGGAAGAGCTGTTCCGCGTCCCAATTTTAAAGCAAGGGATTCAGTTGTATGGTGCTTATCCGGTGAAGCGGGGTTCCGCTGACCGAAGTGCTATTCGTGCAGCGCTGGCTTGCTTGGATGCTGGTTGGGCTGCTGGTATCTTCTTGCAGGGAACGAGAACGCCAGATGCCAGGATTACGGAACCCAAACTGGGTGCAGCGCTAATTGCTGCCAAGGCGAAAGCACCGCTACTACCTGTAAGCTTGTGGGGAACTGAGGGAATTATCCGCAAAGGGTCGGCGATTCCGCGACCAGTTGCGCTGACTGTGAGGATTGGCGAGGTGATTGATGCTCCCAGTTCTACAGATCGTTTGGAATTGGAGGCGGTGACACAAAAGTGCGCTGAGGTAATTAATGGTATGCACGATTTGGGGCGTTGAAACAAGTTAGACCGGAGGGGGGAGGTAATTATAAGGGGTAAAAGTTAATAGTTAAAAATGAGGAATGAGGAGTTATTAATTTAAAACTCAAACCTCAAAACTTATAACTATACAATTCCCCTTTACCAATTACGCAGCCCCAATGGCTCAAATTGAAACAAAGAATTTCTGGACGCAACTGAATAATTTGGTGCTAATTCGCTTTTTGCTACTGTTTGCGTGTGGCTGGGCGGCAATTAGGCTTTTAGAGTATTTTGAAGCAGTCATTGTTATTTTTACCTTTGCTGCAATTGTAGCTTTTTTACTTAGCTATCCGGTACGATGGCTAACTCGTTTTTTACCTCGCGGTTTAGCAGTTAGTGTAGTATTTTTGTTGAGTTTAATTGTAATTGCTGCGATCGCTCTCACTCTAGGTCTAACAGTTCTATCTCAAGCTCAACAATTAGCAGACAGCATAGGTGCTTTTCTAAAATCTGTAACACCCCTAGTTCAAAAAATAGAACTTTATCTTCGTTCCCGTAATCTTCAAGTAAACCTTAGTGCGGTTCAGGAGTCATTAAGTACCCAAGCTGTAGCAGGAGTGGTTTCTAGCTTAGCCATTTTTCAAGCAATTTTCACCAACTTCGTTTACTTTATATTGATTGCAGTAGTCTCTTGTTTTATGCTGCTAGATGGTGAAAGACTCTGGGACTTAATGCTTAAAATTGTACCTTTAAATCTGCGTAAACGCTTTTCAGCTACGATTAGGCGCAAGTTTCTAGGATTTTTTAGAGGACAGCTTATATTAACGTTATTTCTATTTGCTTTGACTTTTGTGGCATTCTTAATATTGCAAGTGCCGTTTGCTTTACTATTAGCAGTTATCGCTGGATTATTCGATTTAATTCCTGGCATTGGCGCAACATTAGCAGTGGCTATAATATTTTCAATCGTGCTATCTCAAAATGTGTGGCTAGCATTTAAAGTACTGGCAATTTGTATTATTATTCAGCAGATACAAGACAATTTGATTGCACCTCGCGTTATGCAAAATGCGCTAAATCTCAATCCTGTTGTGGTCTTCTTTGCGCTGTTAGTAGGCGCTAAAGTAGCAGGATTGCTAGGCGTTTTTATATCTATTCCTACCGCAGGTGTAATAGTAAGTATGTTGGAAATTGATGAAATGAAAGGAGACACGTAGAAAGGCGGAGAGCAGTAGAAAAATTAATAACGAATATTAAGAGGGATTTGAGATCGTTAAAGTTAAGTAAAATAATTTGTAAGCGAATAGAAGTTTAGAAACAATGCAGGATTTAAGGTCAGAATTAGCAGAAATACTTGATGAAGCTGAGTGGGAGTGGCTTGAGCCGCACGTTAAGCGGGATGTAGTGGTAGTTGTAGACAAAAACTTGGACTTGCTGGATGTAGGGGTAGCGATCGCTAGTGACAATACCTCCTGTGTGCAGCACTGGATTGGCGAACAACTAATCCAAAAACCATCGCCAACGCAAATGCAAAACTGGAGTAGCGATCGCGCCAAACGATTCAACGCGCTAATCGTACAACCATACGTTCTCGTGCAAGAACTAGCAGCGTCAATTACTCCCTGATCCTGTCTGACGCTTGACAAGGGTGGCTCCTGTATAACCAGTAGCCACCCAAACTATAGCTCTGCCTCCATCTCGGACAGATTTTTCCACTGGTTCAGATGGATTCTTAGTAGGAACCGATACAGATTTAATACTAATTCCCCGACTGCCCAAAACAATCTCGCCAATCACCCGCGCACGACGCATATGGTAGTCCGAGGTAATCAAATAAATGCTGTCGATCCCCTCAGCTTGCAATTCATCCACTAAGGTTGTGAAGTTTGTAACCGTATCGACAGCCTGATAGTCCAAACGTACCCGACGCGAAGCGATCCCAGCTTTGGCAAAAACCCGTTCAGTGTGGATCTTATCCTTGATTAAGCCACCACCAGAAACCCAAATAGGCATATCTGGGTGCTGACGCGCAAGTTCAGCAGCAAACTTCTCTCGCTCCAAACCAGGCCCCGATCCGCCCAAAACTAATACCGCCTCTGGTTTGGCAAAATAGCTCTCCAGTTGCCTATAACCAACCAGAGCCAACAGCGCCGCCACTGGCATCAGCCACAAAAACAACTTAATTCGAGGGGGCGAAGTTCTTGGAAACGCATAAGATCGCCTGCTCGTAGATATTTTAAAGACCATGAACAATTACGCTATCTGCTATCGACTATCGCCTCTCGACAATTGGCTCGTCCAGATTCAAACACTGTAGATAAAAAGACTGTAAATTCTGGAAAAATGTGTTGTCCAAAATCTCAAGTCCTAAGTCTCAAGTCACAAATCAAGAGTCTTAAATCAAGAGTCTATATGAGATT
The genomic region above belongs to Microcoleus sp. FACHB-831 and contains:
- a CDS encoding 1-acyl-sn-glycerol-3-phosphate acyltransferase, translating into MPRNREPAVSLMLYHAFKWSVVAPMLNVYFRGRIYGVENVPQQGPLVVVSNHASDFDPLILSSCVGRPVAYMAKEELFRVPILKQGIQLYGAYPVKRGSADRSAIRAALACLDAGWAAGIFLQGTRTPDARITEPKLGAALIAAKAKAPLLPVSLWGTEGIIRKGSAIPRPVALTVRIGEVIDAPSSTDRLELEAVTQKCAEVINGMHDLGR
- a CDS encoding AI-2E family transporter, with translation MAQIETKNFWTQLNNLVLIRFLLLFACGWAAIRLLEYFEAVIVIFTFAAIVAFLLSYPVRWLTRFLPRGLAVSVVFLLSLIVIAAIALTLGLTVLSQAQQLADSIGAFLKSVTPLVQKIELYLRSRNLQVNLSAVQESLSTQAVAGVVSSLAIFQAIFTNFVYFILIAVVSCFMLLDGERLWDLMLKIVPLNLRKRFSATIRRKFLGFFRGQLILTLFLFALTFVAFLILQVPFALLLAVIAGLFDLIPGIGATLAVAIIFSIVLSQNVWLAFKVLAICIIIQQIQDNLIAPRVMQNALNLNPVVVFFALLVGAKVAGLLGVFISIPTAGVIVSMLEIDEMKGDT
- a CDS encoding DUF2288 domain-containing protein, with the translated sequence MQDLRSELAEILDEAEWEWLEPHVKRDVVVVVDKNLDLLDVGVAIASDNTSCVQHWIGEQLIQKPSPTQMQNWSSDRAKRFNALIVQPYVLVQELAASITP
- a CDS encoding YdcF family protein codes for the protein MPVAALLALVGYRQLESYFAKPEAVLVLGGSGPGLEREKFAAELARQHPDMPIWVSGGGLIKDKIHTERVFAKAGIASRRVRLDYQAVDTVTNFTTLVDELQAEGIDSIYLITSDYHMRRARVIGEIVLGSRGISIKSVSVPTKNPSEPVEKSVRDGGRAIVWVATGYTGATLVKRQTGSGSN